In the genome of Xiphophorus hellerii strain 12219 chromosome 14, Xiphophorus_hellerii-4.1, whole genome shotgun sequence, the window CAGCCACTGCGGCGGCTGCTGCCACTGATGGGCGACGACTTTCAAAagctgtgcgtgtgtgtggatGATGGAGCGTTTTTCTGGGGTGGGGGATTGAACGGCGTCAGAAACGAGCCGCAGATGGAAGTCCTGATGCTGATGGGCTTTTTTCAGGATTCTGttttgtgtgcgtttgtttttattccttctgCAAAGACGGAAAGCAGCTCAAGCTTTTCCCTCTCCTCCCAACTTATTGACCCGCTCCCTCTTTTTTCACCTACTCATGGTCTCATTGCCGTTCGTAGATATATTCCCGTCTCTTCATGTTCTGCAGTGTAACGAGTCGTTTTGATTCTTTGATTCTGTGGCTTAAGACCCGATACTTGTGCTGGTTCAGCCTCTAGTCAGTTGAAAAGCTTTAAATCATGTCCTGACTCAAGACAGCAGGTGTGAAACTTGAATGAGTTGTCCAGTTTGTGTCGACAAGCTGCAGCTTCTTGATGACGAATGTTTCTCCCTGCCTTACGGAAACGGTCGCAGGATTGCTATAATCTGCTCAATCCCCCATCATTCCCTGTTTGTATTTACGTAGAAGCTGGTTTAATcctaatttttctttattttattaccaTTTTTAATCCAGAAGTTTAGATTACTTATTCTTGTCCTCCTCTCTTTTAACGCTTTATGATGCTGAATCGGTTTCCCACGCTCCAGTTTCTCCTTCGCGTTTCCCTGTCCTCTGTGCCTGAAAGTTCTGGAAGATCCTTTCGACCATTTCGCCTCATTTTTCAGAGGTCCAGATATCAGTGTTATGATGCCACATTTAGAGTTCAGATCACAACTTTACATACACTCACCACAGGTGGAATAACTATacagcagaaaactgaaacGGTTGCACAGCTTAAAACCTAATccacagagaaaaaacacaaaatcttacaaagtatttctttttggtctagtttcttgtttCTAGCTCTttgtacactttaaataagataaaactaacctACAAGTAACATTTCggtaagatataggagcttgttttaattaaataattcctttaatactgattttaaaaaagtattaattccactggtagatttgtgttttttacaagaaaatgcTTTgtgataagtgaaataatctgtcagtggaactaatacttttatttgtttttgcagtgtacatacaggctcaaatatttacattcactCCTATTAATAGCCAGTTGTACCTCAATCACATCTGACATCTTATTAGACATTGCAGAGTTTGTTTATATTGGTTGATTTCTTGGTTTGATGTTGGTCCGGTTTAGCCTTCCAGACCCAGTTTGGATCCGTGTTTTCGATCTTTGATCTGTTGGAAAAGGTTCATGACTCCCAAGTTTTTACCATTTAGCTGaataattttagtcatttttaatgGCGTCCGTTTTGGAGCAGGGACCTTCTTGTTGGAagtagaaaatgtaaagaaacgGGTTACTATTAAGCTCCAACTTCaacaatttttacatttgagGGTTACGCTGTTGATTAATTTATAGAAACTCTTCCATATCTGATACGAGTTGTGAAAAATCCACCCAGAATTAAACCAGAATCTTGTTGATTGCTCCACACAACAATTGATACATTCAGTTAATAAATCATAAACATGTATGTAAATATTAGATCCTGTGTTTAGAGTTGAGCAccaaatttctgttttatttggcGTATAATCAATCTACTCTGGGAAAAGAACAGCATCAGTAAATAACTAAAGAGccaacataaacaaaatgttcatgCAGTCGTCTAAAATCATATTGATTTTGACCTGAATCGAGTTCAGAGGATTGTTTGATTGGAGGCTAAGCGTCATTCCTTCTCCGTTCCCCAGTATTAACTTGTTTTCATCATTCATCAATATATTGATGAATGATgaaacagcagctctgaaaTTCCTTTTGCAAATTTTCTAAACCAGCAGACATAAGCCAAAACGTGCAGCTGCATGAAATTTAGACTTAATTTAGAGGTGCAGCAAGTTGTCCTCCACATATGCATAACATCGTCTCACCAAAAAGTAATAAGTTTAGCTTAGTTGTTTTAAGGTTACTTTCacatccatttatttaaaaaaaaacaacttgaggGTATTTTTCAGACTGATTCATGTGCTGTTATAAATCAGAAaccctgtttttctttttttctccctccagAGGCTCTTTAGTTTTACATCCAGTactgtttgtttgaaaatgcaTGCATGAGGAGTAGATGGGAAGTTTCTCCATCCAGCATCATGATGAGGGTATTAGGTTAGTATgtttctaagattttttttgtttctttcgtAAGCGGTTCTATCAAGTTTTTGTACGGTTTTGATGCctgttgtaaaatgtgaaactggaggctgaaatgtgaaaaactacACAGGTCAGAAATGTCATGAATCACAAAAATAACCGCACGGCTGACTGAATATGATGTGAGACTTGCTGATTGTTTCccaactaaaaaagaaaaagttttctgtctttttcagtGATCAGGAAAAGGACAAAAGGACCAGGCAACGTGCTTATTTCTACTATAACTCACATTTTTGTACCATATAGGTCACAATTAGATCAATGCTGTTCTGCatagtctctctctctctctcaggtCAGTCAATCATCTTTTCAGCTTCCTGTTGGCTCTGATCTGGAGTCTGTTTCATATGTAAAAGACTTTAAACACAACCTGAATagtgaaaacactgaaatccCTGTAAGTAACTTgttcagttttagtttgttccagttcctttaaaaatgtgacagtGCATGAGAGTAAATTTAGATCTGCTGcaggctgttttttttgttttttttaataaaaaccctCACTGGGGATTGAGGAGGATTTCTGTAACCAGTTGGTTTTGAATCCAGTGAGCATTTTTGGTTTCTTCAACGTCCttctcttcctttttgtttcctctctgtACATacgtataaatatatataagcTGTTGTGGATCCATCCTCTCGTCTTTTCTCAGCCTTTTAGGGGcgaaatgcttttttaaaaaaaggtgatGTTCAGTTAAAACAAACGCCATGTTTGAGAGTGCTTGTTTCAGTGACAATGAAAGGGAAAGTCATTCTGCCTtgtcagtgttttatttgtatgttaCAAATAAAGGAAAGTTGTCTGACTTCATAAGAAATGTTCcctttttctgttattttattggACATAAACATAAAGGAAATActtctatatatattttccacTTGCATGTATTGCTTTGGGAAATTATCtgatttatacattttacagtgaagtttaattgaataaaaaaattatttatagtttattagatttatttagaaaaagatacaagaaaatatgagaaatgagtaaatattctaaattatttgtaatattataaatgtattttggcattttcaaaaagttaacttgactgttttatttctatatctgattttaaaataatacattgtACTTAATACATCATTTACAAAGtaggttttcattttctataGTTTAAGTATGGttaactgaaaatatttatctgattttaaatttataatacACATAAATCGTGATATACATACGTTTATGTAATTACttgtaaaaactattttatttcaaaacaccTATATGGATTACATTATATAATttacatggttttatttttgaaaaaaattatatctcattttgaaataatacgcattattatttataatgcaatttaaacttttaatattttaaaatttctgattaATGATGTCctcattttttctcatttgagGAATGATGCACGAACCATGAGGTGGgtattttttggatttttaattgCGGTAACCTTTGAAAAAGTGAAagagcataaaataaattatagcaCATAAGATGAATTgcataaatataaagttttaatttttcataacAGTTTTTAGTCGTATCTAgtttgaaacaataaaatacataattatagctacttatttataatttacatagtttacatttttacatgttggttaattaactgtaaaaaaaaaatgtttataatattttactATACCTGTATAGAAATTGgtaaacatctttatttttccGCTCTCGGAACTAATCATAGATGTTTCCAGGGGGACTCTTTATGGGGTTCCACTAACACCGGACGTTGTTGGTGCACTTCGCTGCAGAAATGCCCTGAACAGACACAATAATGAATGGAGGTTTTGATACCGTGAGCGACCTTTATTTACATCTAGTCGAGATGACATGAAGCTTTAAGTTTACCTGACCCCGTTTCCCGCCTCTGGTGAGTGATGCTAAATGTTAGCCTAGCCTTTTCTCCCACTGATTTGTCATCGTGCTATTTAAACCTCAGATACCTTTAGGGGTTAAAAGTAAAGCTGCTTGGGGAAGAAACgtcttcattttgtttgaattCACATTAGCTTGATCTATTTCCTTCTCAGAGCCACCATGGCAGCGAGGATGAAGCTGAAGCTGAAGACTGTGTTTGTGCTGTACTTCATGGTTTCCCTGATGGGTCTCATCTATGCATTGATGCAGCTCGGTAGGTAGGATAGCCAGaaaatatggagctaaattggtgccataaagtttgttcaaataaataaattgaagaaaaaaatattcgaaactgaaataaaatatgtgaaactgataataaaataagttCACAACTTGTTTTCAGATGCaatgttttctctcagttttagatttcattttttttttttttacatggcaGAAGGATCTCAGATGATTGAAAGCTCAACACAGCAGCTGGACAAAATATTCCCACCTTACTTTCAGGAACCGAAAGTAATGTGggaaatgtctttaaaacataatcaatattcttttttatgtcaaacaaaatggcgATTCTGGGTGTGCTGACATCATTCCGAACTATAGAAACACAAGATTTTCCAAATATTAAgtcttcaaaaactaaaaatactatTGAGTGATTAAATCGATTTATTGCCCAGGCCAGCACTGCGACTGCGCAGAGCACGACCTGCCGAAAGACCGCGCCATATCCCGCCTGCAGGAGGAGCTCTACCGCCTCCAGGGCCAGATACGGCAGCTGGAGAAGGCGAAGCAACCAGAGAAGAAGCAGCCTCCTAAATCCTCGCTTTCCACCATCTTTGTCATCACCCCAACCTATGCCAGGTATTCCTCTTCCATCCTCCGGTTCCTTCGGTCGCCGTCACCGTTGATATACTTTACAAAATGTGGGAAGAAAGTTAAAGTGACACTTTCATAAAACCGTAACAGGCATAATGTTCACATTTTGGGGTTTGGACGGTTTTACAGTGTTGATTCCTCCTGATGCACTTGAACGTAATCTCTGCGCTGTGAGCGCGCGAGGTTTTTGTCCGTCGGTTGCCGTGGCAACGGGTCTGCGTGTAGCGTAAAAACCGACACAGAGCGaagaaaagcaaattacaagcggttttaacttttttttacaactgtttTTGGCGCTATTTTCCTTTTGGTCAGCAGTCGCTGTAATttctaaaagttaaataaagaacaaaactgGACTTATTCTCTGCAATATTCGTAacaatcatcaaataggatgaaatatttcataaagtatAGCAGATATAGTTTGTTAAATTTCAACAGAGTCTCCTACAAcggaaattatgtaaaattaaattattaaccAGAATAAGAGAAATTCGCTTAATCATTGCATCTTGACAGAAACCAAGCTATAGATTGATAAGGGAATACATATCAAAACATAAGGaattttctctgctttaattCCTTAATTCAAGccatattttatagaaatcgGCTAAGAAAGGCTCTACGATCATTTTTACGACAGATTCCTGCTCATCCCTTATTGGAACAGTCTGGTTTTATGGACGTGTGAATCACACGTCACTCAGTGACTCTCATAATGGCGTCTTTAGGAGCGTCACTAGTTAAAGCGGCTGATAGTCGATGTCTGATCCAGAAGTGTTTCTCAGTGGCCGTCTTCTCCTCCTCGCCGCAGACTGGTGCAGAAGGCCGAGTTGACCCGTCTGTCCCAGACTTTCCTTCACGTCCCTCAGCTGCATTGGATCCTGGTGGAGGACTCGCCACGCAAGACGCCACTCGTCTCCAACTTCCTGATGAAGAGCGGCCTGACCTACACGCATCTGAACGTTCCCACCGCAAAGGAGCGCAAACTGCAGGAGGTGGGTGCAGGCGTCATTTTAGCATAAAATCGGTTTGGTCTGACTATCCGTGATTACATTCTAGATATCTAAAACCACATTTTGACCGTCCCGAATGATAATTTAGGACATATGCATTcacattctgactagtaagcAGCGGGCAAAGTACTCAAAatttgtactcaagtaaaaacagcactatttcaacatatttttacttgcGTAGAAGTAAatgtagccatccaagaaattaataaagtgagagtaacaaagtatttggtaaaaagtcaactcaagtactgagtaactgatcaaattatcagtcatttaatatttaaaatttacttCATCAGAaggattaaaatataaaattttggtagtttaagaaaaaatcacaataaatcccataagtaacacaaaataacaaaatcaggctaaagacatttttccaaatcagcttctttcaatataaaacttatgaaactttaacaaaaactgcaggtgtgtatctgtgtctggtgaacttttggttaaatttaattttactcaaggaagagtagaaatacttcataataaaattactcaagtaaaagtataaagtACAGCCCAGTAagaaatactcctaaaagtaaattttaaaaacgttactcaggtaaatgtaactgagtaactGGTTACTACCCAACACTGCTggtaaaaataattcaagataCGTTGAAAGCATTTCTGACTAgtcaaaaattacattttcatttatctgAATTAAGAATTATGCGTAAGTCCCCCTTGTATTTTCGCTGGGCGTCCAAGTGAAGTCAAAGTTTATTCTTGTAGCACATTTACATAAACCTCAGCTGACCAAAGTGATTCATAACATCACAGATGGACAAACGACAAGAAATCAAaatcagtttgatttaaaaaatcatcatcataataataaaaacaacaaaacaatttggCAATAAAGTACCgaaaataatatgaataaaaaccaagacATGCTTAACTAAGTCCCAGTTCCGAGTAAAACTGAAACACAACATTAAAGCctgcttttatgttttcaacCATTTTACTCTGACTGTTCGCTGTTGACCTCAGGGTGACCCCAGCTGGCTGAAGCCCCGTGGCGTCGAGCAGAGAAATGAAGGACTACGGTGGCTCAGAGAAGACAGAAAGACTGAGCCGGGGGACAACGGTCAGCAGGGCGTGGTTTACTTCGCCGATGACGACAACACGTACAGTCTGCAGCTGTTCGAAGAGGTTTGtgcagtgttgtagtcaagaccacctaacccgaCACCAAGACAAGACCAAGACTGAGGGAAGTCGAGACcgagacaagaccaagaccagcgccctgtgctacatgacacaataaaatgtgaaatatgatcaaaattgcttctcaaattgatctgaaagattcacattcccatagatagatattaaatacttagagcagaaataaatttaaccaatattaaaaaccgaacaaactctttgttctgcttatCTAAAAAGATAATGCCCTGGGCATTTGCCCATATAATTCATGTCAAAAAtcactgtctgcaccattaaacattAAGGGGGTAGCGATACAATAATCTCACGATACGATGTTCTGATCACGATACGATATGTATCACAGTATTTGGTAAACGATATAATTCAAAATTATTCGATGCACTTTTacgattttctgaaagattttagaagGACAGAGTGATTCtagtgacattttgtgttccatagacttggatttaattaactgaaaactgattaaaagcacCAACTACACAATacctgactctgattggacagtctaacaaaatgaatcaacgatgcagtgagaaaattagtttctgtcatttaattcatgtggatttgacataaaactcaaagtttcaaCAGTGATccaggagctgagtggggagatTATCAGCCTCTGTAGACTCTCAATATGCAAATGATTAcacttatgtttttattttggacttACCGCGACTGCGTTTTGGAGTGAAAAAGGTCTTTTGGACTATAGAGAAAAGGCTTTTCTACCTTGGCTCCCGGAGTTAGCCATGGCTGTAAGCTGTTTACTACTAGCTGCTGGAGGAGTGGCTCTGCCTTACCCCGTAGTGATCGACTCCTTGCAGCTGCGCAGCGCCACCATTCCCCTGCTTGGACCTCTGAGTAGCTGCCTCTCAGATTGCCAGGATCTCATCGTACTCTCAGTCTCTGATACTCTTTGTCAGTTGCTAATAAGAACGATTGATCTGCCATCGTCATCATGACAATCCTCACTGCGCCCAGACTGCGGCTGCGGGTTTCCcctctttgttttccagctcAAAACAGAGCGCCACTGCCTGCTGCGCGTTCATTCTTCAGGTAATCCTTTACatacagaacagaaaccactCAGCTAAAAACTAATTACGAAGTAGATGCCACTAGTCGCTCCGATATccaaactttgcattaatttcGCGATCTCACTGCTTTTACCGTTGCTCCGTTCCGCTTCTCTTTCATGGTTACAAGTTATTAAATTAGGCGACTTATTTTGTTatctcagtgtttttgttttctgtatgtgATGAGTGAGACATtctaaaacatgacattttgttatatttaatacTATCACAAGATATTAGTAATAACAGTAACAAATTATGTTAAGAaaagtgcttgattttttttttctgcgtaACCTGATGTGTTTGTCAGATGAGGAGCACTCAGCGGGTTTCTGTGTGGCCCGTCGGGTTGGTCGGTGGGATGAAGTTTGAGAGCCCCGTGGTTGAAGGAGGAAAGGTGGGTTGTCATTTTTCTGTTAAGATGCTTCCTTAAGTTTCTGGCTATAAATTCAgttcaagacattttaataaacttcgactgaggaaaaaaacaacataagcttttatttgtgctgtaataaatcagattaatccGACAACAGATTGAATGCTATGGTCAGAATAAAcggataaataaaaaaatatttttaccccTCCAGCAACAGATTAATTTGTTTCTGCACAGACTTTTATACCCCTCTTTTAATAAAGGAAGATTTCACACAAAAGCCACCAGTTCATAACCCTCCACTCTCATTTGTGCCTCTTGTTGCATTAAATTCTTATAGGTAGGATTTTTAAGTTTGTAATTCCATCTGTGTCAATTTAGACAAAataattatgtagaaaaataagttaaatactTTGGAAAAGCTCAGGAAGGCtttaataaaaagtcagaagGTTCAAAGGCTTTTAAGTTCATTGTCTGTTGACTCATAAAGTCAGTCCACGGTCCACAAATGGCCCTCTAACCACATTTTGGACACCACTGATATAGATGCAACTTTGCAAATCCATGTCATAGAATTCCATTATTTTAACCctcagagacaaaaaaaacaaacaaatttccaaagaaagataaaaaagataaagttcAACTTGGTAGACGGTTTGGTAGGAATACTTTGGACATTAAATCATgttctcagatttttgttttggtttgtttttcgcAATGTTTTGTATGACATTATTAAATATGAtgatatttaacattttgaacaagTGTTGCacataaaaattacatatgCCCACATTTTCTAGACATTGTAAAAATCATTCGAAGATTGAACAATAGGTTTCAGTCTCTAAGATTGGGGGGGAAACcagcatttatatttttgttatttatttgaaatagaaatattACAACAGGATCTTACAGGGTTAACAGTAGATTAGTGATTAGTATCATAAAGTGTTAACAGATCATCAGTTTCATACTTGATGCTTCCTTTCAGGTGGTTCGCTTCCACACCGGCTGGCGGCCCAGTCGGCCGTTCCCGATGGACATGGCCGGCTTCGCGGTGTCCCTCCGACTGGTCCTGGCCAATCCGGACGCTTGCTTTGACGGAGAAGCACCAATGGGCTTCCTGGAAAGCAGCCTGCTTAAGGGTCTGGTGACAGCGGACGAGCTGGAGCCCAAAGCAGACAACTGCACTAAAGTACGActcgctgctgcagctgctgttccTGTCACAGAGACTGAATGAAACTGCGCTTTAACTGCTCAGCATGTTAGCAGGCTTTCTGATTGTGTGCGTTTGATTTTTAGGTGCTGGTGTGGCACACCCGGACAGAGAAGCCGAAGATGAAGAGGGAGGAGGCGCTGCAGGTGCAGGGGCTGGGCTCAGATCCCGCTGTGGAGGTCTGAGCAACATAAACACCAACATTAAAAAGCATCTGCTCAAAAACAGGCGTTTAAGTTTACTTTAGTCTGGCTGATTTTGGTTCAGCTCATAAATGAGTGCTACAGGTAACCGTTTTGGTGTTTTTCCCCGGGTCGTTCTGCAGTTTTGTTTAATGATTATGGTGCAGTTTGAAGAGTTGCCTACAGGGGGCGccaaacataacattttgaaagCTTCGTTTTTATCAAGGGCCACAAATTAATGCACGAATAAGACgtgaaataaatattgatttagctgatattttaaataaaaatgaaaatacataaatgttcaTTATTAAACGGTTCAATAATGTATTaaacacttaaataaatgtggaatttatttcttatttattgtgGGAAGcatctaaaactttttaatctaTAGTTTTAGGAGTTCTTCAGTTATTTTAGCATCCTGTAATAGTGCGGGATACTACAGCATTCTAGTGGGACttgattatgtttttaacaaaagcaattaattgtgttaaaattaacaggttaaatgtaattaattaattgaaactAACTTGTTAAATCCCTGACCCTAATATATAAATAGAtcaattttgcatatttaaaaaaaatataaaacacattttttggcttattttaatataaataagtaTACTATTATTATATGgtcatttatataaaacaaacatttataatgTGCTGCTACATAGGgttatgtatttaattaaatttggttttgtttgttttagtggCACTTTTGTTCCTCCATACTTTCACACTGTACTTTCATACACAAATGAAGGTTTTCCATGTTACCTTACTTTAGAATAAACCAGTAATTATTCCCGGCAGCAGCTGGATATATTTAGACTGTATGTGGTTTGACCTCAACCTCTCTGTAACtccatttctatttattttattaagattcCAGGACAAATATTCATGCATGGCTTTTGTTTTAGCATGATTAATGTCTATAACTCTTAGAAATGTTCTAAAGCGTGGACGAGTTCTGttcttatttaaatatttctgagcCCAATTAGATCATTAGCAGCAATTCTCCAGCAATAAGACATATTCACTACATAAACACTAACTATATATTTAGTAATAGAGCGAACAAACCAGCCTCGTCTCCATGGTGCAGCTGCGACACAATCCTCTGATCGAATGGTTTGACGCCCAGAGCCGCTTCAGAGCTTACGTCTTGCACCATGAAAATCCCTGAATGAGGAGAAAGCTGCTGACGCTCATAAACGAGTATATTCACAGCGCAATAAGCAAACTAAAAATGCACACTGTGTTGCATTTCCACTCTGCAGAACACTTGAATTTGGCTGAAATGGGGAggaatccatttttatttttattctagcTGCATATCAAGGTTTTCTCCCACAACGTCGTCTGCAGTCAAACAGACTGAAGGTCATTAAACTCTCTGTAAAATCAGCCTGTGCCTGCGTAAGAAAAAATAGTGCCTGTGAGAAAGTTTATCTGCTggtgtttgtgtatttattatTGTGATTATTGTTCTCTACATTGTACAGTGTGATGATGTCTGACCCAGGCCttgtaaataaacatgtttaatctgtctGTGATGCGTTCAAGTGTCCGTTTATGACAGGCTGCGAGGGAGAACATGGCTGATAaccatttaaacacaaaataaatgaataaaaagcctCACCGCAACATCCAGGCATACGACAAGCTTAATGTTAGCCGCTCCAGAAAcaatttttaagtgtttttgattATTGTCATGTTGAAATGACCAAGTGTGCCCCAGTTTCAACCATCTTTCCCAAACTGTTGCCCtctaataaacaataaatatggGTAGCATTTCCAAAACAGCATTGTAGACAGAAGACAGGAGTAAAATTCAACTAAaacattctgacatttttagattaatctcagaaattttctagaaaaaaaagttggaaatttcTAAGATAAGTAAAAGaagtttgacttttgaaactgaaaatttgtaaaagttgGCCATTTTGGACttttaggggaaaaaatgaccatgtagaatgggcatcagtaGAAAAGGGCCACGTAGAAAAGCGGCCCCCTCTGGTGAGGTCCATGGACCAGAGGGACCATGGATCTTACCAGAGGGGGCCGTAATATCGACTTTATTACaggta includes:
- the b3gat3 gene encoding galactosylgalactosylxylosylprotein 3-beta-glucuronosyltransferase 3, whose translation is MAARMKLKLKTVFVLYFMVSLMGLIYALMQLGQHCDCAEHDLPKDRAISRLQEELYRLQGQIRQLEKAKQPEKKQPPKSSLSTIFVITPTYARLVQKAELTRLSQTFLHVPQLHWILVEDSPRKTPLVSNFLMKSGLTYTHLNVPTAKERKLQEGDPSWLKPRGVEQRNEGLRWLREDRKTEPGDNGQQGVVYFADDDNTYSLQLFEEMRSTQRVSVWPVGLVGGMKFESPVVEGGKVVRFHTGWRPSRPFPMDMAGFAVSLRLVLANPDACFDGEAPMGFLESSLLKGLVTADELEPKADNCTKVLVWHTRTEKPKMKREEALQVQGLGSDPAVEV